From a region of the Arachis ipaensis cultivar K30076 chromosome B09, Araip1.1, whole genome shotgun sequence genome:
- the LOC107617490 gene encoding protein FLOWERING LOCUS T-like, which yields MPIVSKDPLVVGRVIGDVLDPFESSIPIRVTYNNRDVCNGCEFKPSQVVHQPRVAIGGVDLRNLYTLVAVNPDAPSPSNPSLREHLHWLVTDIPATTGPSFGNEVVAYESPRPTSGIHRIVFVLFRQLGREKVYAPGWRQNFNTREFAELYNLGSPVAALYYNIQRENGSGGRRLYSSSS from the exons ATGCCAATTGTTAGTAAGGACCCTCTTGTAGTTGGGCGCGTGATTGGGGATGTTTTAGACCCCTTTGAAAGTTCTATTCCAATTAGAGTTACTTACAATAATAGAGATGTTTGCAATGGCTGTGAATTCAAGCCTTCTCAAGTTGTCCACCAACCAAGAGTAGCCATTGGTGGAGTTGACCTCAGAAACCTCTACACTCTG GTTGCTGTGAATCCAGATGCCCCTAGCCCCAGCAACCCTAGTTTGAGGGAACACCTACATTG GCTGGTAACTGATATTCCTGCCACAACTGGACCTAGTTTTG GTAACGAAGTGGTAGCATATGAAAGTCCACGACCAACGTCAGGAATTCATCGAATCGTGTTTGTATTATTTCGTCAATTGGGTAGGGAGAAGGTTTATGCCCCTGGTTGGCGCCAAAATTTCAACACGAGAGAATTTGCGGAACTATACAATCTTGGTTCGCCTGTTGCTGCTCTCTATTATAACATCCAAAGGGAGAATGGCTCTGGTGGCAGGAGATTatattcatcatcatcataa